Sequence from the Penaeus vannamei isolate JL-2024 chromosome 16, ASM4276789v1, whole genome shotgun sequence genome:
cATTTCACatatgagaccaaccttcatttttttaatAACCTAAAAAATCTTAGGttttgaaaaaaacaataacaaagaactttggtatacaaataataagaatgatatgccgttcatatggagtattttcttttctatatgtTTAGATAATCTTTCATCAGTTTCATTCTTGAGCAAAATGTTTTGAACATgcaaccctcaccctcccccccaccaaaaaaaaatggGGTTAGGTTTCCCAAATGAGCCAGATTACCACCAAAAATTCAATGGAATATAAGttaggccaagacacacctcaggtaaaaatttaattaaaatctgttcataacttttggaGATCGTGATCTAGATCCCCACCAAAATGTAATGGTGTCAAAGTTAGGTTATGACGGACCTCAAGTGAAAATCTCATGaaaatctgctcataactttttaaattatCCTAAACAACTAAACGAAGAACATATATACaatcaacaaacagacacaaatggaggtaacaatatacataaacataagatCATAGAATACATCAAATGATCTGTATGTACTTgagtatcttatatatatagttttacacCACCCTGTATTATTTGTACATCTGTATTTCACAGGAGTGTTGGTGTAAAAGGTGTTTCATCCCGTAGAGTCACAAGGCTTGGGACCCTTACCTCAAAAACAGGTGCACGTGGCATTTgttaacaaaactaaaaaaatatgaagaggaaaaaaatcatatttccatatattaCATTTTTATGTGCAGCACACGCAATTTTAGTCCGAAATAAATGTATTATTGCTCATTTTGTAGCTAGATCATACATCTACTGCTTATTCCACAtagtttttgtaattttttttcatgTGCCTCATGTAAAAGTGACctgtatagaagaaaaaaaactttttatggTGTTTAAAAAATTTCTACCAAAAACTAGACAAAAGGTTCTGTTCAAAAATTCAGAATgcctgtgttttttgttgttgttgttttttttgttttttttttgggggggggcagatTTTAGGGAAGTTTTCATAAATGGTCAATGTATGTCAAGAAACCCCAAATAGGTGTGACCCTACTATAGTATATGGTACTTGGTGAGATACTACTGCTTACTAGGAATTTCCGCAAGACTTCAGAATGCAAATGATAAAGGATTATCTTATAGGGAGATTATTCTTCTATTTAATTTTGTTACTAccaaaatatttatgaaaatacacGAAGAACAAAAACTTTCAATATTTCAAAACGGTACCTTTGTAGTTTTCAAAAGCTGTACCACACAATTTCTGACCAAAATAAACATTGTATGGTTCATTTAGTAGGTGAATGATAAATctagtgtttgtttgtctcattttgtttttgcattttttccctgtgcttcttataaaaataacatacataaaaaaggacttttttttttgaaaagtcaGTTATGTCAAATTTTCACAAAATCAAAAAAAGTGTTTCAGCCAAACACTAGATTTAGGATGATTCTGTTCAAAAATTGCATCAGAATGCCTGTGTAATTTTTTTCTGGAAACTATCTAGTTTTTGAAACTCAATTTTTTTACTAgtcaattttgaaaaaaaaattttacCTTAAAGATCTTGCTaaggtctaaataaaagggtgcAAAATTGGCAAGAAAAGttgaaaaatcagaaaaaaacagacagtcaCCTTAAGGTAATCATATCAGTAAATACGAATGGTTTTCAAGGTAAACACGAGTTAATGTTATGGTGAAAAACTAGTgaaattattgttaattttaaagTAATGTGATggttatattctatttatatgaaAATCCAAAACTTCAGTTTTGAATACCCAACATGAAAGAAGATTGAGTTAAGAGTTATTTCATTTGCTCTAAACTTGTATAACAGTCTATCCATGCCATCCTGTTTCTGATATTTGCAGTAATTTAGTTAGCATAGCAACTTCCAGCActtcaactaaccacaaacacaTGTAATGGGGCCAAGACATATCATGGATCACATTATCAATTCCTCCCACACAATCTTTGTGTGTCCATTTTACGATTCTTTCCCTGTTCTTGCCGTGCCACTAATATATCAGTTTGCTAGGTCTCCTATCACACAGACTAAGCCTACTTCAGAAACACATGCCTTCCACATCAAATCTCTTGATAGAGAAATACCACATCAGATCTCTTGATAGAGAAATAATTAGTTAGTGTGTCAAAACAACTGTCTATTGATATGACTTTGCAGAATGAAAATCTTAACCCCAGACATTAATTTATACACAATTTTATCCAGTCCCCTATTCTCTTTTGTTATAAATACACAACTCAACTTCATTATCTTTTCCCATGTTTGGTATAGCTCAAACTgagcttattcttttttttcagaagatAATGCTCTGTTTATTTCAAgcttaatgaaaaataaaaaaaatgtgatccCTTTACACCAATGATTTGGATCAAAAGGGTAACTGCAAACTCTAAAGGTTGAACATcagttttaattttttattgatGTCCAGCttaaattactatatatatagaaagagaaattcCTGGGTGAATAAGATTTAATGCATGCAGTTTGGTtgatgtacacataaatatatggatacaaaaaatatttgaaaataagtGAATGCATTTTCTTTCCAAAACTAAGACTCAAAATCTGCCTTGCAACCTCAGATCATGTCATACCTTTAATTCCTAAAATCATGAAAGTGAAAATAGGCCTTCTACAATGAACTGAAGACTATAAGACATTGTTTGATTTACTATGTGAAAAAAATGTAACTTTCATTATACTAGGATGGTGAAGCACTATATATGTTTAATTCCTTTCAACTCTACTTTTGTGTTAAATAGTATGTAAGAAACATAAAGCAAATTTTAACATACAGTTTGTTTAGCATAAGATTTGAATCATTAACGAATAAAGTTATAACCTTAAGTAACAAGCCTAATACaacaattacataaaaaaaaattcagaacACTGCAGCCTGAAGTATTGGACAAACCACATCGATCAACTTTTTCATATTCACTTCATATTCTAGAACCTTAATGCACCATTTTCAGAAACAGAACTTCAATCTTCCACAATTAATCATAAGAACTGGAGACTGCACTAGGTAATGTATAGGCATAAGAGGGGGGGGATGTGCATgggtatgcatatgcacatgtgcgcacgtgaccccccccccacatacaccacatacacacatacatacatacatacatacacacacgcacacacgcacgcacacacacacagaataaataATTCTGCATTCCAAACTGACTATTTAATCCAAGAGACATAGGCAAATGAATTTCATTCGCTTTTCACTTCTTATAGGATGACTCGctaatcatccccatcatcataatagtcataGTTGTCCTGTGAGGAGGAAATCTTCTCGCTAGAGATGAGATCTACAATGGTGTGCAGAAGTGCTCCCTCTTTGCTTGATTTATTCCATCGGGTAACACCAGGATGGCTAATTTTATATTCTAGAAGTTCATCCAGCTGAGTTCTTAAACTCTgtaaacagtaaaagaaaaacatatgtaCTGTACACATAAAATATGAAAAGTCAGATTTGTCATATACATAGTAAAAAGAATGTCCAAATTATTATTAACTTATAATAGGTCAAGGCAGTTCTTTAAAAGGACTTTGATTAAGTGGATGCCCTAATcaacatattaaaaaataaaatgcagtGTGAGGCTAGCGCAGAACACTGAACCTCTAAcattattatagccttttgaaatGTACAGCCACTAACCTGTACTAAATGTGCAACATGTCGTGAGCAGCGAACCCTAACAAAGTCATCAACATTGATAACGCCATCAACATAGTTCAACTTCCGGCCAAAAAACAGTAATGGGTAGTTGGGAACCATTGAACTGTCATGTATGTAGACCTGAAAATATACAATGAGTATATACTTTTTACTGTCAAAAATATCTATTCTAGATGGTATGGGACAGAATAAATAATTAGGCAATGAAAGGCAAAATATTGATGGTTTCACATCACATCTTGTAAATCCTGCCATTGAAAAATGTACATTATTCTCATGCATATCATCTACATCAATCCAGATAATGTGACTACCATGTTGGGAAAAAATTGGCTGTGGGTCATTTGATGGGAATATGAAATCATGGAAAAAATTGGCTGGAGACCAGGGTAATTGGAATGCACTGTCATGAAAATTTTGGTTTAAGGCTGAGGTGACAGACATGACTGGCCATTAGTGCATAAAGCTCTTAGTAGAAAATTAGACTAATTGGGCATTTAGATAGGGGATCCAACATTATATCTACTCAAAAACAAGTTTGGAATGTACTATAAGTGCACCAAGGCAGCAAGAGTGCCAGCTCCTGGGAGGACAATATTTCCATTCTCAGGATCCTATTCCAGGAATAGGGattgaatattacaaaaatatttataaaatgacacaaataacaaactGTTACTTATAGCTATTGTTACTGCACAGCTGTAGTCTACATAGAAAAGTGACATGGCATCTAGACAAGGAAAAgagtctattaccatcttgatatATCATATCAATGACAAATGCAGACCTTTGAAAATggcaaaaatgttaaaaaaaatgtcTAGGCAAGCAGTCGTGACACTGTACCTGAGTGTTTGTGTGGGCTGGCCTAAATGCCATACATATGGGAGAGTGCCACCTACGTAAGAAAGCAATGAAGCATCTCCACAATACACACCAATAGTCTGCTCTTCAATACCTTGGAACAGTAAGCTTCTGATCTTCTagtttcatttaattattaggGTACAATGgtctttaaaaagaaataaaaaaagaatgttcCACTGTACACAACCACTTCCAAACAAAAATCATTTTCAAATTGGGCTATCCATCTGGTCTGTTGGCTTGATCTAGTGATGAAGAATCTGGTATTTGAAAAAACTCTTATTTGAAATTTGAAGACTGTCGCTCTCTTGTTCAATGTTCATATTTTATCAAACACATTAGTGTTAATTATCAAAAGAAAGTACAAAATACTTTTTAGTGCATCTTGTCTGAATAAAATTGGATAATGGTTTTCAATGTATCTGAGAAAATGTAAGATAATATATTtccaaatcataaaataaaatgtcagtatatacatattacatatacatgcttactCAATTACATATACGAGCAAGAAAACATTCACATAATCATTAAGAACCTGTACTATCATTAGGACACAATGGACACACAGAAGGCCAACAGTTTTCAGTTTCACATATTTAATCCCAGAAAGGGAACTGAGTTGGGATATAATATTCATAGAGATTAATTTAGCATGAATAAGCAACTACCTAGAATGAAATTTCAGCCAGATGAAAGCCTCTCTGGACagtatcaacatacacacacaaacatgtacaagcAAACTCATACTGatacaatatataatgataaatttatcaAATAATTTTCCTCAAAATACACCCAGACTCACCTTGGAAGACTTGATCTTTTCTCGGTACATGAGCCAAGGAGATtcatattccctctccttctcatttacgGACTTGGGGTGTAATGATACCCTGCGCTCATACTGTGTGCGGATGCTACGGGGTTTGTGTGGGTTGGGGCGTCCTCTTTGAGGAAGAACACGTGCAACGTTTGGATATAGGCCACTCGTGATGATGGCACGAACAAGGGCAATATTGTCAGAGTTCCGATTAGCTTCAGCTGTTGATGATCACAAGGTTTCCATTAGGTAAAATGCTCTATTAGGAAAATACCATAAAGATCTCTATTTCCTCATTCCTAAAATAATGGCAGTttgctaaaaaatatatattacaaatttaTCATAAAATCAACTGACAACATGTTTTTCTATGAAGaaaaatggtatgaatgagaattaacatCTTTACAGTACAAAAGATGTAACTGACTGGTTTCTGCTATAAATtccacataaataaatgtatttctgatgaagatgtagtTATGCCAGATTTGATATCTTCAAATGAAGATATCAGTCTTGGGCCTCCAGGAAAATGTGATGTTTACTATAGTCTTGTTTTATAAAATGTATCAACACATAGATAGctccaccaaggagtcaattagtagtctAGGTACCCTCACATGATTTtccttccttgattttttttattaatagcaatgctattattactattggcattaaaattgttagtattattaaaaatactaacagcaatataaaatcaaataaaatatttccaaataccaaggaaaagggtaaacaggtgagataggtcaAACTAATGGGTGACTAAGCACCTGTGTAGCCATCTATGCATAAATACAATTAAATTCATTGTGGGCAATGGCATGTACATGCCATCTCTGGCAGTATCagattaattttcattcatatctttttccACATATGTTACAAATAACACttcttatttctcattattaGGACTATACCACTAAACCcatacaaaaaaaagtaataataataaataaatacaataaaaaacaaactcaCAAATTGATTTCCATTTCTAAACATCACTTCAACAAATAATTTTAGAAGCTTCCTCAGACATACCTGCTTGCGGATCCTTAGAATTTACAAATTTGTGCTCATAAAGGAGACCCATAAATTGTCGCCTCATGTTCCTGAAGGCAAATGAAACCTGTTACTCTtacataataaaaacatataggAATCAAATCAAATTTGCACAAATTAAAGCTATATTTGGGTTTCAGCATCTCAGGTCCTAAGTAAATGCAGCCATATGTTGCAGTAGTTTTATTTAGTACAATGTCAATCTAATATCCTGGATTAAATTAACATTAAGGTATATCATGGTAATTGTCAGGGTATAAAATAAACATTTCTTTACCATGCTAGCATTTTGTCATGTTCAAAGGCCAGCAAGAATATTTCAAGAAGAGAAACAACTATGCACATTTTGGAAGAACACAAAACTACTCAAAAATTGCTAATTTTACCTCAGTTGTTCAAGCACAGCACTGGATAAGAAGTTGTCCCAGCAATACTCCCTTGCTTCTCTGTGGCGCCATGCATCTTCCCATCCATCATAGACATTAACTAGCATCAAATGATCACTCTTTGTGCCGcgactcattttcttttttatctcatctACAATACGTTCTTTTCcctaagagaagagagggatgtatacaaagataaatatgtatataataccatCCATGGACAttcatatacatgtctgtatttgtttgtttgtgtatgtgtgtgtttttgtgtttgtacatttttgtgtttgtgcatttttgcatttgtgtgcttttgtgtttgtgcgcTTTTGCGTTTTTGAGTTTGTGCattttgtgcatgtgcatgtgcgtgtgcgtgagcgtgtctgtgagagtgtgagtgtgtgagtgtgtgagtgtgtatgtgtgctcgtgcacgtgcgtgtgcgtgtgggtgcgtttgtgtgtgtgtatatataacatcagGTATAATGGCAAAGAGAATACATTCATCAAAAACAACTATTACCAAGGGAACTGAGAAAGGATCTTTAAATGAGAGAGCTGAGGCAATAGTCAATATGGGGCCCACACAGGAGAATATCGCTGCCATGAGTAGCATTCGGCCAGTCAAAGGGTCCACAGGTAAGCGTGCCAAGTGGAAACCTAATGGAGTCAAATTCTCACTCTCATCCAGGGCATTAATAGCTTGAAGCATCTGAAACCAGAGTGAAAAATATAAGTATTGTGAGTGCAAATACTAATATATCCAATAACTGATGtcaaaaatcagaaagagagaaggaacaacacgagagacagagaaaagaactgCCATGTAATCTCACCTCCAAAGATTTGTCAACTACATTTGGATCAGGTGGCATCATGAGCTTTGCCAAAAATGGTTTTGCAGACCCTAAGCGCAGGATCTTCACATGCAGAATGATTTCCTCAAGCCGTGTACGCTGAATTTCTGGCAGAGGATAGTCATCCAACAACTGTTCTCGAGCTCTTGAATAGAGGTGGTAACAGACACCCTCTTGCACACTAAAAggaaatattaatatctatatatatcaagtcATTATTCTTGCAAAAATATTATCAATGGTATTATCATCAAATAcctatgttgttattatcaatcatctATAATTTCAGTTATCATGTTCATATATTATTACCATTCcatctatcattatcaaatttaacTAGAAACAtcaatatgatgacaatgacaatcatgataacaataataataacatcaacaatagcaataataacaataatgataatgatgatgataatatcaaatcataaaaataacaagcatcattatctatttcttataattttcattgtcattattatcattatctttcatatcatcattatcaattctaaGTTTTTTGTATAATAAGTTTACTCTCATGAGGAAAAGACTTACCGACCAGCTCTGCCTCGTCTTTGCCTGGCATTAGCAAGAGTGACCCACTCAGGCAGCAGTGTCACCAAGTTAgcttctttatcataatttttcatctTGATACGTCCAGCATTTATTACATACACAATATCGTCTATGGTTATACTAGTTTCAGCTATGTTTGTAGCTAAAACAATCTTGCGTACACCTGCAAGCACCATAAAGTTTGATACCTTAAAAACATCAATTTACATAATCTCAAAAGCAAACAATCATATCTTCTCAAATTTACTTCAAAACGATTAAATACAATTCAAACATGCCGAGCAGTCTCATTTACTCTACCTGGAGGTGGTCTATTGAACACTTCCCGCTGGTTGACAGAGGGcatgagagagtggagagggataaCCAAGTGGCTACCTGCAAAAATGAGTTTGTTTTCACAACACATGGCTCAAAAATTATTCAAGGTAATGCATAATAAGGTATTTGCAGAATTGGAAACAAATTCACATACCAGTATTTATGGCTTGTATAACTAATCTAGACTCTAggtttaaaaataattaaatgtaaCAGAAAATAAGGCCTTTCTAGGGATTGAAAACAAATTCACATATGAGTAATTATAGTTTGTTTAATTAATCTAATAGATGCCTACTGCAATTCTTCTCTATATCAACCACATGCTgctggggatggcatgtgcgtacatgccatgcccattgtgtgtttaatttagtaattgtatttacatatagatggctccacaagaattaagtcaccaatgagccaattactagAACTACCTGTTTCACCTGTTTACACTGTCAGTACCAATACTGTCAATACCaatatagtaattgtaatgtttataataaaaataacagtgtcaatattgatagcattagttaaAAGCATTTTCCTGCTATTTCCAGAAAAGGGGAGGTCACAAGATTTATTAACCTATAGCCGACGGGTGACATGTATgaacatgccatggctgttgtggaccaaagtttttctccgatagtaccGGCTTCATTTACATGGTAAAGATTTtcggcaatggcacctataatgaaggtaaaccttcaaaattataatagttttataaatcataaaaaaataaaagcttttaggtgccaaatgttgctcgcaaactaccaattgagccgggcgcaaacaggggaaactgccgatgcgcaCCAACAAACCCGTAATTACgcccacttgccaaacattttaaCCCATCGGCACTGGGtaaattgactcctttgtggttaAGCACAGGCAGAGCCATTTATGTACAGAAACACTTAACAAAACACTACTAAAGTGAAAGCAACATTTACCCATCAGCACTGGGTTAATTTTCACATGGTGCACCTTCAGATTGTATATCCTACACACTAATTTCTGACTTAGTCCCTTATGGTAATTAAAATACAACACCCAGCAAAcagaaaagatttttttgtcACTACATCTATTTCTATACCTAAAATCAAAGATCAAataacattacaaaaagaaaataaaaatgtacaaaaaCATTATAGGAAGAAAAGAACATTAAAAATCAATAGCACAACATCATGACCCTTCACCTAAGGCAAATCTGCTCCACTTACTTCTAGAGAAACTTCTGTCGCCTTGTATGAGTGAATGTAGCTTGGAAATATCTGCCCAACCTGGCAGGAACACTAGCACAGCTCCGGGCTCCTTACGATTGATGGAACGCAACAACTCAAGCACCAGGTCCAGATTAAGCTTTTCACTTGTCGATTTGTACAGTTCATCTAGGGTGTGGCAGGAGTACTTCCCACTCCTT
This genomic interval carries:
- the LOC113805976 gene encoding ATP-dependent DNA/RNA helicase DHX36 isoform X1, translated to MYGRREGRGGYRDGGGDGGGWRGESGGGWGGGRGRGRGGGGRGRGGGGGGRGRGERPPPHLKGREIGLWYAQRSKDRQEKDVNLLPTLSMDASQVRNVGRMLDSLDERDYASKGTKRPEHRAGASYQPEPDDDLSDEWDKRISSIVKKEFEDDDNSDVAGSSSGGAGDSFSNPDAWIQDNTQKRKISAGQEQEKRQRSDAFAQRIDNMKESDFKQAYMANVHGNQMRDASGLSALKRDQMGLVRKEAVDEKLYEDMMQQQNCPKYQKMLEARKKLPSYKMRDEIVDAVRDNQVVVISGETGCGKTTQVAQFLLEDAVADGQGSTCSIVCTQPRRISAISVAQRVADERGENLGKSVGYQIRLEATHPRPEGSILFCTTGIVLQWLQSDPLLSKVSHLVLDEIHERDMLSDFIIAIAKDLIKVRSDLKVILMSATLNAELFSEYFGGCPMLHIPGFTFPVKEFYLEDVIEMTRFKFEDEREVPIWVRKSNKHKDNEFEGMIAPYVRNLERSGKYSCHTLDELYKSTSEKLNLDLVLELLRSINRKEPGAVLVFLPGWADISKLHSLIQGDRSFSRSSHLVIPLHSLMPSVNQREVFNRPPPGVRKIVLATNIAETSITIDDIVYVINAGRIKMKNYDKEANLVTLLPEWVTLANARQRRGRAGRVQEGVCYHLYSRAREQLLDDYPLPEIQRTRLEEIILHVKILRLGSAKPFLAKLMMPPDPNVVDKSLEMLQAINALDESENLTPLGFHLARLPVDPLTGRMLLMAAIFSCVGPILTIASALSFKDPFSVPLGKERIVDEIKKKMSRGTKSDHLMLVNVYDGWEDAWRHREAREYCWDNFLSSAVLEQLRNMRRQFMGLLYEHKFVNSKDPQAAEANRNSDNIALVRAIITSGLYPNVARVLPQRGRPNPHKPRSIRTQYERRVSLHPKSVNEKEREYESPWLMYREKIKSSKVYIHDSSMVPNYPLLFFGRKLNYVDGVINVDDFVRVRCSRHVAHLVQSLRTQLDELLEYKISHPGVTRWNKSSKEGALLHTIVDLISSEKISSSQDNYDYYDDGDD
- the LOC113805976 gene encoding ATP-dependent DNA/RNA helicase DHX36 isoform X2, which gives rise to MYGRREGRGGYRDGGGDGGGWRGESGGGWGGGRGRGRGGGGRGRGGGGGGRGRGERPPPHLKGREIGLWYAQRSKDRQEKDVNLLPTLSMDASQVRNVGRMLDSLDERDYASKGTKRPEHRAGASYQPEPDDDLSDEWDKRISSIVKKEFEDDDNSDVAGSSSGGAGDSFSNPDAWIQDNTQKRQEQEKRQRSDAFAQRIDNMKESDFKQAYMANVHGNQMRDASGLSALKRDQMGLVRKEAVDEKLYEDMMQQQNCPKYQKMLEARKKLPSYKMRDEIVDAVRDNQVVVISGETGCGKTTQVAQFLLEDAVADGQGSTCSIVCTQPRRISAISVAQRVADERGENLGKSVGYQIRLEATHPRPEGSILFCTTGIVLQWLQSDPLLSKVSHLVLDEIHERDMLSDFIIAIAKDLIKVRSDLKVILMSATLNAELFSEYFGGCPMLHIPGFTFPVKEFYLEDVIEMTRFKFEDEREVPIWVRKSNKHKDNEFEGMIAPYVRNLERSGKYSCHTLDELYKSTSEKLNLDLVLELLRSINRKEPGAVLVFLPGWADISKLHSLIQGDRSFSRSSHLVIPLHSLMPSVNQREVFNRPPPGVRKIVLATNIAETSITIDDIVYVINAGRIKMKNYDKEANLVTLLPEWVTLANARQRRGRAGRVQEGVCYHLYSRAREQLLDDYPLPEIQRTRLEEIILHVKILRLGSAKPFLAKLMMPPDPNVVDKSLEMLQAINALDESENLTPLGFHLARLPVDPLTGRMLLMAAIFSCVGPILTIASALSFKDPFSVPLGKERIVDEIKKKMSRGTKSDHLMLVNVYDGWEDAWRHREAREYCWDNFLSSAVLEQLRNMRRQFMGLLYEHKFVNSKDPQAAEANRNSDNIALVRAIITSGLYPNVARVLPQRGRPNPHKPRSIRTQYERRVSLHPKSVNEKEREYESPWLMYREKIKSSKVYIHDSSMVPNYPLLFFGRKLNYVDGVINVDDFVRVRCSRHVAHLVQSLRTQLDELLEYKISHPGVTRWNKSSKEGALLHTIVDLISSEKISSSQDNYDYYDDGDD